A single genomic interval of Comamonas sp. 26 harbors:
- a CDS encoding YheT family hydrolase: MSFEQFRAPWWQPGGHVQTIWASLCARYQAKGAQPQPWRRERWDTPDGDFLDVDFSSHAVAANAPTLVLFHGLEGSSSSHYAKATALACAQRGWRLAVPHFRGCSGEPNRLLRAYHSGDVDEVDWILRWLRQGAGGDLLAMGISLGGNALARWVGVQQQAAAQLIQGAAVVCAPLDLVAGGVSLGRGLNRWIYTPMFLRTLVPKALGKWQQSPGVFDKAALLRARTLHEFDDVFTAPVHGFKNADDYWIRASAKPLLKQVAVPLLLLNALNDPFVPAHSLPTLSDVSASVQLWQPPHGGHAGFASGAWPAHVQAMPQAVTQWLAQWLPAPQQNNKEI; the protein is encoded by the coding sequence ATGAGCTTTGAACAATTCCGCGCCCCTTGGTGGCAGCCCGGCGGCCATGTGCAGACCATCTGGGCATCGCTTTGCGCACGCTATCAGGCCAAGGGCGCACAGCCCCAGCCGTGGCGGCGCGAGCGCTGGGATACGCCGGATGGCGATTTTCTTGATGTCGATTTCTCAAGCCATGCGGTGGCTGCGAATGCGCCCACGCTGGTACTGTTTCATGGGCTGGAAGGTTCGTCGTCCAGCCACTATGCCAAGGCAACAGCGCTGGCCTGTGCGCAGCGTGGCTGGCGTCTGGCGGTGCCGCATTTTCGCGGCTGTAGCGGCGAGCCCAACCGCCTGCTGCGCGCCTATCACTCTGGGGATGTGGACGAGGTGGACTGGATTTTGAGGTGGCTGCGGCAAGGCGCTGGCGGCGACTTGCTGGCCATGGGGATATCGCTGGGCGGCAATGCACTGGCGCGCTGGGTTGGGGTGCAGCAGCAGGCGGCGGCGCAGCTTATCCAAGGGGCTGCGGTGGTGTGCGCGCCGCTCGATTTAGTGGCGGGCGGCGTCAGTCTGGGGCGGGGGCTGAACCGCTGGATTTACACACCCATGTTCCTGCGCACGCTGGTGCCCAAGGCGCTGGGCAAATGGCAGCAGTCGCCGGGGGTGTTTGACAAAGCCGCGCTGCTCCGCGCCCGCACGCTGCATGAGTTTGATGATGTGTTTACCGCACCGGTGCATGGATTCAAAAATGCGGATGATTACTGGATTCGTGCCTCGGCCAAGCCCTTGCTCAAACAGGTGGCTGTGCCGCTGCTGCTGCTCAATGCGCTGAATGACCCGTTTGTGCCTGCGCACAGTCTGCCCACGTTGAGTGATGTGAGTGCATCGGTGCAGCTGTGGCAGCCGCCGCATGGCGGGCATGCAGGCTTTGCCAGCGGAGCATGGCCGGCCCATGTGCAGGCCATGCCGCAGGCGGTGACCCAGTGGCTGGCGCAGTGGTTGCCCGCGCCGCAACAGAACAACAAGGAGATATAG
- a CDS encoding DUF2946 family protein, protein MDDIVKQAMAKWPNVPACSGWLGLDARGQWWLRDDQAQACGAFTSGKPGAKGNALRHEKLADFIARNYLAEADGRWYFQNGPQRVYVELESAPWIWRVRCTEQGLQLHSHTEKELLVAQVQQVVMDELGRLFLALPQGLGMVHSLDMLDAANALERGDLPEVQELDSALLPKQFGFVLSPAAMQN, encoded by the coding sequence ATGGATGACATCGTGAAGCAGGCCATGGCCAAGTGGCCGAATGTCCCCGCCTGCAGTGGCTGGCTGGGTCTGGATGCACGCGGGCAATGGTGGCTGCGTGACGATCAGGCGCAGGCCTGTGGTGCCTTTACCAGCGGCAAGCCCGGTGCCAAGGGCAATGCGCTGCGCCATGAAAAGCTGGCCGACTTCATTGCCCGCAACTATTTGGCCGAGGCTGATGGGCGCTGGTACTTTCAGAACGGCCCCCAGCGCGTGTATGTAGAGCTGGAATCTGCCCCGTGGATATGGCGTGTGCGCTGCACAGAGCAAGGTCTGCAGTTGCACAGCCACACCGAAAAGGAGTTGCTAGTGGCACAGGTGCAGCAGGTGGTGATGGATGAGCTGGGGCGACTGTTCCTCGCCCTCCCGCAAGGTCTGGGCATGGTGCATAGCCTTGACATGCTGGATGCCGCCAATGCGCTGGAACGCGGTGATTTACCCGAGGTGCAGGAGCTGGACAGCGCCTTGCTGCCCAAACAGTTCGGCTTTGTGCTGAGTCCTGCCGCCATGCAAAATTGA